The Desulfobulbaceae bacterium DB1 genome includes a region encoding these proteins:
- a CDS encoding DtxR family transcriptional regulator, whose translation MKKETRLSASLEDYLEAIALIIKEKKVARAKEIASRLNVSRSSVTEAFRALAQKKLINYAPYEVITLTTTGQEMSADIIHRHQALKNFFIKVLDVDEKLADIGACKIEHAAPREIIDRMISFVQFLEQCPRGGTDWIESFSLFCRDGKISDDCRNCITKCLVK comes from the coding sequence ATGAAAAAAGAAACACGCCTGAGTGCAAGTCTTGAAGACTACCTTGAGGCGATTGCCCTCATCATCAAAGAAAAGAAGGTGGCCAGGGCAAAAGAAATCGCTTCCCGACTCAATGTCAGTCGGTCATCAGTGACCGAGGCGTTCAGAGCTTTAGCCCAGAAAAAACTGATCAACTACGCCCCGTATGAGGTCATCACCCTCACCACCACGGGGCAGGAAATGTCGGCGGACATCATCCACCGTCATCAGGCCCTGAAGAATTTTTTCATCAAGGTCCTTGATGTGGATGAAAAGCTTGCCGACATCGGGGCCTGCAAAATAGAACATGCCGCACCCAGAGAAATTATCGACCGCATGATCAGTTTTGTCCAATTTCTTGAACAATGCCCCCGCGGCGGCACGGATTGGATTGAAAGTTTCAGTTTATTCTGCAGGGACGGCAAAATCAGCGATGACTGCCGCAACTGTATCACGAAATGTCTTGTGAAATAA
- a CDS encoding N-acetyl-gamma-glutamyl-phosphate reductase, which yields MVRVGIVGASGYTGGELARILALHPETELCVATSRQYAGKKMSDVYPHLAGIADIVCEDLKIDDLVGRADLFFTAVPHQTAMALVPSILEAGKKVVDLSADFRIDDPVVYEEWYQAHTAKQYLDEAVYGLPELNRDRIAGSRLVANPGCYPTSIILALAPLLKKGWVKLDTIIADSKSGTSGAGRSAQVNSLFCEVTDGFRAYKVAQHRHTPEIEQELSKLAGSKLTISFTPHLLPISRGILSTVYASLVDGVDPGELAPLYDEFYRNEKFVRVCPPGVFPATQYVRGSNYCDIAFKYDPRTGRIILLSAIDNLVKGAAGQAVQNMNLVCGFAESLGLETVPLFP from the coding sequence ATGGTTCGTGTAGGTATTGTTGGTGCATCGGGTTACACCGGTGGTGAGTTGGCACGCATATTGGCACTTCATCCGGAAACGGAATTATGTGTTGCCACGTCCCGTCAGTATGCGGGCAAAAAAATGTCCGATGTCTATCCCCATCTGGCCGGGATCGCGGACATTGTCTGTGAAGACCTCAAGATCGATGATCTGGTCGGCAGGGCGGATCTGTTTTTTACCGCGGTTCCCCACCAGACCGCCATGGCCCTCGTGCCTTCCATTCTCGAGGCCGGGAAAAAAGTTGTTGATCTCAGCGCTGATTTCCGTATCGATGATCCCGTTGTTTATGAAGAATGGTATCAGGCCCATACGGCCAAGCAATATCTTGATGAGGCGGTTTACGGACTGCCCGAACTCAACCGAGATCGTATTGCCGGTTCACGTCTGGTGGCGAACCCCGGATGTTATCCGACGTCGATTATTCTTGCCCTTGCCCCTTTACTGAAAAAAGGGTGGGTGAAGCTTGATACCATTATCGCCGATTCCAAGTCCGGTACGTCCGGAGCCGGACGCAGTGCCCAGGTCAACAGCCTTTTTTGCGAGGTAACCGATGGTTTTCGCGCCTATAAGGTTGCCCAGCATCGCCATACGCCGGAGATCGAGCAGGAACTGAGCAAGCTTGCCGGAAGCAAACTGACCATTTCCTTTACTCCTCATTTGCTGCCGATCTCGCGCGGAATATTGAGCACGGTGTACGCAAGCCTTGTCGACGGTGTCGATCCGGGCGAACTTGCCCCTTTGTACGACGAATTTTATCGTAATGAAAAATTTGTCCGGGTCTGCCCCCCCGGTGTTTTCCCCGCCACCCAGTATGTTCGCGGCAGCAACTACTGTGATATCGCTTTTAAATATGATCCACGGACCGGCAGAATAATTCTGCTGTCGGCCATAGACAATCTGGTGAAAGGGGCTGCCGGTCAGGCGGTTCAGAATATGAATCTGGTTTGCGGTTTCGCCGAATCCCTCGGGCTTGAAACAGTCCCCCTTTTTCCTTGA
- a CDS encoding tRNA pseudouridine(38-40) synthase TruA produces the protein MGVHSVHCRNIKLTVAFDGTDYAGWQRQNNAPTVQAALEKKLAVMTGENIVVHGAGRTDAGVHALGMTAHFKTSSAITCHAFQQGLNSLLAASIKILRVEDVSEDFHSRISAKAKIYQYFFSTGSLILPHRRLYCAHLPGPFDLDRACRCLPFIRGSKDFSSFEAVGSRDRAKVGGRGATRHIFSATLQINESCMDEYVFEICGDGFLRKMVRNIIGSVIEVGRNRMEVEDFVRLFELRDRAMAAPTAPACGLFLKNVFYDDAGIRHGF, from the coding sequence ATGGGTGTTCACTCCGTACACTGCCGCAATATCAAGCTGACCGTCGCCTTTGACGGCACCGACTATGCGGGATGGCAGCGCCAGAACAACGCTCCGACGGTTCAGGCTGCCCTTGAGAAAAAACTTGCGGTGATGACCGGAGAAAATATTGTCGTTCACGGCGCGGGGCGAACTGATGCCGGGGTGCACGCCCTGGGTATGACGGCTCATTTCAAAACCTCATCCGCCATTACCTGTCATGCCTTTCAACAGGGGTTGAACAGTTTGCTTGCTGCGTCAATCAAGATACTCCGGGTTGAGGATGTCAGTGAAGATTTTCATTCGCGTATCAGTGCCAAAGCAAAAATTTACCAGTATTTTTTTTCAACCGGCAGTTTGATTTTGCCCCACCGCCGTTTGTATTGCGCCCATCTTCCCGGCCCGTTTGATCTGGACAGGGCATGCCGGTGCCTGCCTTTTATCCGCGGCAGCAAGGATTTCAGCTCTTTTGAGGCAGTGGGATCCCGGGACAGGGCCAAGGTCGGCGGCCGAGGGGCGACGCGGCATATATTTTCCGCAACGCTTCAGATCAATGAATCGTGCATGGATGAATATGTTTTTGAAATTTGCGGTGACGGATTCTTGCGAAAAATGGTAAGAAATATCATCGGGTCGGTAATTGAAGTTGGCCGAAATCGCATGGAGGTCGAAGATTTTGTCCGGCTTTTTGAGTTGAGAGACAGGGCGATGGCCGCTCCAACCGCACCAGCCTGCGGCCTGTTTCTGAAAAATGTTTTTTATGATGATGCTGGAATACGGCATGGATTTTAA
- a CDS encoding aspartate aminotransferase, with the protein MALADRMKLIKPSPTLAVNAKAKAMKAAGADILNFSVGEPDFDTPAHVCAAGKKAIDEGFTRYTAVPGIPELREAIVARYARDRGWKYEADQVQVSCGGKHGLYNMAQAMFGPGDEVLIPTPYWVSYPPIVLLAGATPVFVPLSEKDNFDLTAENLNKCATGKTRGIILNSPSNPTGGIFSAKALAVVAEMAMKRGWVIISDDIYDTIVYDEGPLAHILDVEPKVKDQTIILNGVSKSFAMTGWRIGYSLGPKHVIAAMNKIQSQSTSNASSIAQKAALAAVEGPQDFPGMMKESFVPRLDYIVKELTSIEGITCVKPSGAFYVFPNFTAYYGRKFKGKVISGSVEMSEYLLEESFMATVPGAAFGADEFVRFSFATSMESITDGMKRLKEALGKLD; encoded by the coding sequence ATTGCGCTGGCGGATCGGATGAAACTGATCAAACCCTCACCCACCCTGGCGGTGAATGCAAAGGCAAAGGCCATGAAGGCCGCCGGTGCTGATATTTTGAATTTCAGCGTCGGCGAACCGGACTTTGATACTCCCGCGCATGTATGCGCCGCCGGTAAAAAAGCCATTGATGAAGGCTTTACCCGTTATACCGCAGTTCCCGGTATTCCGGAACTGCGTGAGGCAATCGTCGCCCGCTACGCCCGGGACAGGGGCTGGAAGTATGAAGCGGACCAGGTACAGGTGAGCTGCGGCGGCAAACACGGGCTTTATAATATGGCCCAGGCCATGTTCGGACCGGGAGACGAAGTGCTCATCCCGACTCCATACTGGGTTTCCTATCCGCCCATCGTGCTGCTTGCCGGTGCGACCCCGGTTTTTGTGCCGCTGTCTGAAAAGGATAATTTCGATCTGACCGCGGAAAATTTGAATAAGTGCGCGACCGGCAAGACCCGCGGCATTATTCTCAACAGTCCGTCAAATCCCACCGGAGGAATTTTTTCCGCCAAGGCATTGGCAGTTGTTGCCGAAATGGCCATGAAACGGGGCTGGGTCATCATCTCCGATGATATTTATGACACCATCGTCTACGATGAAGGTCCTCTCGCCCATATTCTCGACGTGGAACCAAAGGTGAAGGATCAGACCATCATCTTGAATGGCGTGTCCAAGTCCTTTGCCATGACCGGATGGCGCATCGGTTATTCTCTCGGGCCGAAACATGTGATTGCCGCCATGAATAAAATCCAGAGTCAGTCGACCTCAAATGCTTCTTCAATCGCCCAGAAGGCAGCCCTGGCCGCTGTGGAAGGACCGCAGGATTTTCCGGGGATGATGAAGGAATCGTTTGTGCCCCGGCTTGATTATATCGTCAAGGAATTGACCTCGATTGAAGGGATCACCTGTGTGAAACCAAGCGGCGCCTTTTATGTTTTTCCGAATTTTACCGCCTATTACGGCCGTAAGTTCAAAGGCAAGGTCATCAGCGGCTCGGTCGAGATGTCGGAGTATCTGCTGGAAGAAAGTTTTATGGCGACGGTTCCCGGCGCAGCGTTTGGTGCCGATGAGTTTGTGCGCTTTTCCTTTGCCACTTCGATGGAATCAATAACCGATGGGATGAAAAGGTTGAAAGAGGCGCTGGGAAAGCTTGACTGA
- a CDS encoding phosphate ABC transporter ATP-binding protein: MTRNQSSIQTKENVLSQSQDKVLHKKRETVGNPFVETPRMTCREVYVYYGEKMAINNVSIDIARNEVIAMIGPSGCGKSTFLRCLNRMNDTVEGCRVTGDIRIDDMDIHDKSVDVVPLRARVGMVFQKPNPFPKSIYDNVAYGPKIHGLVQNKTELDEIVETSLKKAGLWEEAKDRLNQPGTGLSGGQQQRLCIARAIAVSPEVILMDEPCSALDPIATARIEELIAELREHYSIVIVTHSMQQAARVSQRTAYFHLGDLIEVGKTERIFTNPRHQLTEDYITGRFG; this comes from the coding sequence ATGACCCGCAACCAATCATCCATCCAAACCAAGGAGAATGTTTTGTCGCAAAGCCAGGACAAGGTTCTTCACAAGAAACGTGAAACAGTCGGCAACCCCTTCGTGGAAACCCCCCGCATGACCTGCCGGGAGGTCTATGTCTATTACGGCGAGAAGATGGCGATCAACAATGTCAGCATTGATATCGCCCGCAACGAGGTGATTGCCATGATCGGCCCTTCCGGCTGCGGCAAATCCACCTTTCTTCGCTGTCTGAACCGGATGAATGATACGGTGGAAGGCTGCAGGGTCACCGGGGATATCCGGATCGACGACATGGATATTCACGATAAAAGCGTGGATGTTGTGCCGCTTCGCGCCAGGGTCGGCATGGTTTTTCAGAAACCGAATCCCTTTCCCAAATCCATTTACGACAATGTCGCTTATGGTCCGAAAATTCACGGGCTGGTGCAGAACAAGACGGAACTCGATGAAATCGTCGAAACGTCCCTGAAAAAGGCCGGCCTGTGGGAAGAAGCAAAAGACCGACTGAACCAGCCCGGCACCGGACTTTCCGGCGGCCAGCAGCAGCGGCTTTGCATTGCCCGGGCCATTGCCGTGAGTCCCGAAGTGATTCTCATGGATGAACCATGCTCGGCCCTGGACCCCATCGCCACCGCCAGGATCGAAGAGCTGATCGCGGAACTGCGGGAACACTACTCCATTGTCATTGTTACCCACTCCATGCAGCAGGCAGCCCGGGTTTCCCAGCGGACCGCCTACTTTCACCTGGGCGACTTGATTGAAGTGGGAAAAACGGAGCGGATATTCACCAACCCGCGCCATCAACTGACCGAGGATTATATCACCGGCCGTTTCGGTTGA
- the hisB gene encoding imidazoleglycerol-phosphate dehydratase (catalyzes the dehydration of D-erythro-1-(imidazol-4-yl)glycerol 3-phosphate to 3-(imidazol-4-yl)-2-oxopropyl phosphate in histidine biosynthesis): MENKRQSAITRKTNETDIALSLTLDGSGKALLKTGVPFLDHMLTLFTVHGFFDLTVTAHGDTEIDDHHSVEDIGICLGQALKACLQDFSAINRYGHCTLPMDEALARVTLDLSNRPYLHYDVVPCDQKVGSFDSALVQEFLRALSLHGGMTLHVEVPYGQNTHHILEAIFKALGRALDQATSPNIRSQGPLSSKGSL; the protein is encoded by the coding sequence ATGGAAAACAAACGCCAGAGCGCCATCACCCGCAAAACAAATGAAACCGACATCGCCCTCAGTCTCACCCTGGACGGGTCCGGCAAGGCATTACTGAAGACCGGGGTCCCGTTTCTCGATCATATGCTGACCTTGTTCACCGTCCACGGTTTTTTCGATCTCACCGTTACCGCTCACGGCGACACGGAAATAGATGATCATCATTCCGTCGAGGACATCGGCATCTGCCTGGGTCAGGCATTGAAAGCCTGCCTGCAGGATTTCAGCGCCATCAACCGTTACGGTCACTGCACCTTGCCGATGGACGAGGCATTGGCACGGGTGACGCTCGACCTGTCCAACCGACCGTATCTCCATTATGATGTCGTCCCCTGCGACCAGAAGGTCGGCTCCTTCGACTCCGCCCTGGTCCAGGAATTCCTGCGGGCCCTGTCCCTGCACGGCGGCATGACGCTTCATGTTGAAGTGCCTTACGGGCAAAATACCCACCATATCCTTGAAGCAATCTTTAAAGCGCTGGGAAGAGCCCTGGACCAGGCGACATCACCCAATATCCGATCCCAGGGACCCCTTTCATCAAAAGGATCCCTTTAA